A stretch of the Alosa alosa isolate M-15738 ecotype Scorff River chromosome 16, AALO_Geno_1.1, whole genome shotgun sequence genome encodes the following:
- the LOC125309168 gene encoding uncharacterized protein LOC125309168, giving the protein MLLRVVLSETDIRRLSIEITPPSVEELCQMLRANLGLRGGFILQFEDPAFNNQPTNLTDIRDLLEERATLKVLFTANTACSDSTLDIASLPSVSSGESDSQQWPEPFPIPEFSHDVELTLQEANGRYAKDGSVLVIPKGMKTDILDTLADSMSKISPYPERQHYENVAKALVEKHPSLKEPGSGKGWYGWFHSLKFKLGNYRQKLSAARCPEVRVNKRKGEEAKGPRMKKSKKGEVHYCPDPPEGLNAEDMEEKRRMMEVEVLKKDSDHQQIDELMSATFSKRRKEIVGDQPLIGDVIARWPAMFCERRVRAEFKRVVSTDLLESFLDGLDELAPRLLELYEAATKSGKKPTLKAILDCLKKDDTNERRTAALPHYLPEEPSDIIRMCDVRSFSVMHNSPHTNTPTHIYTCARTHTHTQPLTQRLD; this is encoded by the exons ATGCTGCTGCGAGTTGTCCTCTCTGAGACTGATATCAGGCGCCTTTCCATCGAAATCACCCCCCCTAGTGTTGAAGAACTATGCCAGATGTTGCGTGCAAACCTTGGCCTGAGAGGTGGATTTATTTTACAATTTGAGGACCCTGCGTTCAATAATCAGCCGACCAATTTGACCGACATCCGAGACCTTCTTGAGGAGAGAGCAACATTGAAAGTGTTGTTCACAGCTAATACAGCTTGCTCGGATTCCACATTGGATATAGCCAGCCTTCCATCTGTCAGTAGTGGGGAATCTGACTCCCAGCAATGGCCTGAGCCCTTCCCGATTCCAGAGTTCTCGCATGATGTTGAACTTACGCTGCAAGAAGCAAATGGAAGATATGCAAAAGATGGATCTGTGCTGGTGATTCCTAAGGGTATGAAAACTGATATCCTGGACACACTTGCAGATAGCATGTCAAAGATTAGTCCTTATCCTGAGAGGCAACACTATGAAAATGTTGCCAAAGCACTTGTGGAGAAGCATCCAAGTCTAAAAGAGCCAGGGTCTGGAAAGGGTTGGTACGGCTGGTTCCACAGCCTGAAGTTTAAGCTTGGAAACTATCGACAGAAATTGAGTGCAGCTAGATGCCCAGAGGTGAGAGTCaacaaaagaaaaggagaagaagcCAAGGGACCACGTATGAAGAAGTCAAAGAAGGGTGAGGTCCACTACTGTCCAGATCCCCCTGAAGGACTGAATGCTGAAGACATGGAAGAAAAGCGGAGAATGATGGAG GTGGAAGTGCTGAAAAAAGACTCAGATCACCAGCAGATTGATGAGCTGATGTCTGCCACATTCTCCAAACGCAGAAAGGAGATCGTAGGGGATCAACCTCTCATCGGGGATGTCATAGCCAGATGGCCGGCCATGTTCTGTGAGAGACGG GTTCGGGCAGAATTCAAGAGAGTCGTAAGCACAGACCTTCTTGAGTCGTTCCTCGACGGGCTTGATGAATTGGCACCAAGACTGCTGGAACTGTACGAAGCTGCGACCAAGTCAGGGAAGAAGCCTACACTGAAAGCCATTTTGGACTGTCTGAAGAAAGAC GACACAAACGAAAGGAGGACTGCTGCTCTGCCACACTACCTACCCGAAGAGCCATCAGACATCATCAGGATGTGTGACGTAAGGTCTTTTTCTGTCATGCATAACAGCCCACATAcgaacacacccacccacatatacacttgcgcgcgcacacacacacacacacaacctttaaCACAGAGATTGGATTAG